In Lagopus muta isolate bLagMut1 chromosome 20, bLagMut1 primary, whole genome shotgun sequence, the following proteins share a genomic window:
- the GAS2L2 gene encoding GAS2-like protein 2: MGTPGAAVRSIRPYGSSQQYLYAMKEDLAEWLKELYGLDIEVGTFLEVLETGAVLCSHANHITHVAEDFAHTCPSAAQHLHLPTVGVSCNPAAQPGTFQARDNISNFIHWCRKEMDINDVLMFETEDLVLRKNEKNFVLCLLELARRAARFGMCAPTLVQMEEEIEEELRQEMELPPADNPLPRPPRKPRDLHNLDQMVQHLVSRCTCPVQFPMIKVSEGKYRVGDSDTLIFVRILRQHVMVRVGGGWDTLEHYLDKHDPCRCTSLSHKQLSRTRPSQQPVQHEVQLCTAPPAPGCTQPTLLVSRSQSPLPPVTWAPHGHRHHPRTPTTPSPRQEPAQPRRVPSCRTPTLRSPARTTSPWHGAAQRAPTPSQDTVGTPKKPHGNPPKSAAQSRGTASSAHLAPPRPRSTQQGGGSSGAASRHVGVPTTVTPRTHSPIKTCAPSLQQSAHRAVQSRKSSKEGNQRALGRSHPSSHPNSPSQPPKQDSNIKTQMKTSSAICRPPTPLTHFANGCESCAAGESPQCPTPSPISRDTESPAVPGKVCSHNTDVSGLLGYWGHSQPPDYGKVLEELTRNWQPLRPVGMGNRVSSKPSTSQCANIPAGGSMEGPVVGDQTPRSTVPKARRCLKKPERVPSIYKLKLRPKVRPRRDHRPGKGPSRIPTPLGQRRTRGQHRPTAPPKPPQPRDAKPSLSDSGAWLTEDDEEAWV; this comes from the exons ATGGGGACGCCTGGAGCTGCAGTGCGGAGCATCCGTCCCTATGGGTCCAGCCAGCAGTACCTGTATGCCATGAAGGAGGACTTGGCcgagtggctgaaggagctctATGGGCTGGATATTGAGGTGGGCACCttcctggaggtgctggagacgggggctgtgctctgctcccatGCCAACCACATCACCCATGTGGCTGAGGACTTTGCCCACACCTGtcccagtgcagcccagcacctCCACCTGCCCACTGTCGGTGTCAGCTGCAATCCAGCAGCACAACCAGGCACCTTCCAGGCCAGGGACAACATCTCCAACTTCATCCACTGGTGCAGGAAGGAGATGGATATCAACG ACGTCCTGATGTTCGAGACAGAGGACCTGGTGCTGAGGAAGAACGAGAAGAACtttgtgctgtgcctgctggagCTGGCACGCCGTGCTGCCCGTTTTGGCATGTGTGCCCCCACCCTGGTGCAGATGGAAGAGGAGATCGAGGAGGAGCTCCGCCAGGAGATGGAGCTGCCTCCTGCAGACAACCCCCTGCCCCGTCCCCCCAGAAAACCCCGGGACCTCCACAACCTTGACCAGATG GTCCAGCACCTGGTGAGCCGCTGTACCTGTCCTGTCCAGTTCCCCATGATCAAAGTATCAGAAGGGAAATACCGTGTGGGTGACTCCGACACCCTCATCTTCGTTCGG ATCCTGAGGCAGCACGTCATGGTGCGGGTCGGGGGCGGCTGGGACACCCTGGAGCACTACTTGGACAAGCACGATCCGTGCCGCTGCACCTCGCTCT CCCACAAACAGCTCTCCAGGACCAGACCCTCCCAGCAGCCGGTGCAGCACGaggtgcagctctgcacagctcctccGGCCCCTGGCTGCACTCAGCCCACTCTGCTGGTCAGTCGCTCACAGAGCCCGCTGCCCCCCGTCACCTGGGCACCCCACGGCCACCGCCACCACCCCCGGACCCCCACCACCCCCAGCCCCCGCCAGGAACCAGCACAGCCCCGGAGGGTCCCTTCGTGCAG GACACCGACACTGAGGTCACCTGCTCGAACCACCTCCCCCTGGCATGGGGCTGCACAGCGGGCACCCACCCCATCCCAGGACACTGTGGGGACCCCTAAGAAGCCACATGGGAACCCCCCAaagtcagcagcacagagtagGGGCACAGCCTCCAGTGCCCACTTGGCACCACCACGTCCCAGGAGCACTCAGCAAGGAGGTGGCTCATCTGGGGCAGCTTCCAGGCATGTAGGGGTCCCCACCACTGTGACACCCCGAACCCACAGCCCCATCAAAACCTGTGCCCCCAGTCTGCAGCAGAGTGcccacagagcagtgcagagcaggaaaagcTCCAAGGAAGGGAACCAGAGAGCCCTTGGACGTAGCCATCCATCTTCACACCCAAATTCCCCAAGTCAGCCTCCAAAGCAGGACAGCAACATTAAAACTCAGATGAAAACCAGCTCAGCCATCTGCCGGCCCCCCACCCCTCTGACCCATTTTGCAAATGGatgtgagagctgtgctgctggggagagTCCCCAGTGTCCAACCCCGAGCCCAATATCCAGGGACACTGAGAGCCCcgcagtgccagggaaggtctGCAGCCACAACACAGATGTTTCAGGGCTGCTGGGGTACTGGGGGCACTCTCAGCCCCCTGACTATGGGAAGGTGCTGGAGGAGCTCACCCGCAACTGGCAGCCCCTGCGTCCTGTGGGAATGGGCAACAGAGTGTCCTCAAAGCCCTCAACCTCACAGTGTGCCAATATCCCAGCCGGGGGGTCCATGGAAGGGCCAGTCGTGGGGGACCAGACCCCGCGGAGCACTGTGCCCAAAGCCCGGCGGTGCCTGAAGAAACCTGAGCGTGTGCCCTCCATCTACAAGCTGAAGCTGCGGCCCAAGGTGCGCCCCCGGCGGGACCACCGGCCCGGGAAGGGTCCCTCACGCATCCCCACCCCACTGGGGCAGCGCCGTACCCGGGGCCAGCAtcgccccacagcccccccgAAGCCCCCACAGCCCAGGGATGCCAAGCCCTCATTGAGTGACAGCGGTGCGTGGCTCACTGAGGATGATGAGGAGGCGTGGGTCTGA
- the MMP28 gene encoding matrix metalloproteinase-28 gives MGLRAALGLLLLLAAVRGAAVRGERRRAELFLQKYGYLGAPQPGQLSPVEFTAALRDFQRVSHLPPSGVLDVPTLRQMGRPRCGTGDGESRPTAPRRRRSMQHGSKWHKRHLTYRVVNWPPYLPQHEVRLAVRAAFELWSNVSSLVFWEARDGPADIRLTFFHGDHNDGINNAFDGPGGALAHAFFPRRGEAHFDSAERWSLHSGKGRNLFVVVAHEVGHTLGLEHSPTKSALMSPYYKKLGKDFVLNWDDILAIQNLYGKPSRGLAIQLPGRVFTHFQDWSGDLYGEEHQRRSLSTYYCSSFFDAITADTEHNLYIFKGSHFWVVSASGNTSQPQPLHMRWPGLPAGIDACAYSPFSHSFYFFKGGRCWKYRGSTLMSGFPQKCSAHGLPRHPDTALYFQQLRRLVLFKGAKYFVLSEETLALEPYYPRSLRDWDGVPPGTAGAVVHRDGFLYFFRDDRYWRFNQAKLQVVANGKWAAELPWMGCWDANDGHILF, from the exons atggggctgcgggcggcgctcgggctgctgctgctgttggcgGCCGTGCGGGGCGCGGCGGTGCGGGGCGagcggcggcgggcggag CTGTTCCTGCAGAAATATGGCTACCTGGGAGCACCGCAGCCAGGCCAGCTCAGCCCTGTGGAgttcacagcagcactgag GGATTTCCAGCGTGTGAGCCACCTCCCTCCCAGCGGGGTGCTGGACGTCCCCACGCTGCGGCAGATGGGCCGTCCTCGCTGCGGGACTGGCGATGGGGAGAGCCGCCCCACGGCCCCACGCCGCAGGCGCTCCATGCAGCACG gcagcaagTGGCACAAGAGGCACCTGACGTACCGCGTGGTGAACTGGCCCCCGTACCTGCCGCAGCACGAGGTGCGCCTGGCTGTCAGGGCTGCCTTTGAGCTCTGGAGCAACGTCTCCTCGCTGGTGTTTTGGGAAGCACGGGATGGCCCGGCTGACATCCGTCTGACCTTCTTCCACGGGGACCACAACGATGGGATCAACAATGCCTTCGATGGGCCAG GGGGGGCCCTGGCCCACGCCTTCTTCCCCCGACGTGGAGAAGCCCACTTCGACAGCGCCGAGCGCTGGTCCCTGCACAGTGGCAAAGGCCGCAACCTCTTTGTGGTCGTTGCACACGAGGTGGGGCACACACTGGGGCTGGAGCACTCGCCCACCAAGAGTGCCCTCATGTCACCCTACTACAAGAAGCTCGGCAAGGACTTTGTTCTCAACTGGGATGACATCTTGGCCATCCAGAACTTGTATG GAAAGCCCTCCAGGGGCTTGGCCATCCAGCTGCCAGGAAGGGTCTTCACTCACTTCCAGGACTGGAGTGGGGACCTGTATGGTGAGGAACATCAACGGCGGAGCCTCAGCACCTACTACTGCAGCTCCTTCTTCGATGCCATAACTGCTG ACACAGAACACAACCTGTATATCTTCAAGGGCAGCCACTTCTGGGTGGTGTCAGCCAGCGGCAACACCAGCCAGCCTCAACCCTTGCACATGCGCTGGCCAGGGCTGCCTGCTGGTATCGATGCCTGTGCCTACTCCCCATTCAGCCACAGCTTCTACTTCTTCAAAG GTGGTCGATGCTGGAAATACCGTGGCTCCACCTTGATGTCTGGCTTCCCCCAGAAGTGCAGTGCCCACGGCCTGCCCCGCCACCCCGACACAGCCCTCTACTTCCAACAGCTCCGGCGCCTGGTGCTCTTCAAAGGAGCCAAATACTTCGTGCTGAGCGAGGAGACCCTCGCCCTGGAGCCCTACTACCCCCGCAGCCTGCGAGACTGGGACGGCGTACCCCCTGGCACAGCAGGGGCCGTGGTGCACCGCGATGGCTTCCTCTACTTCTTTCGGGATGACCGCTACTGGCGGTTCAACCAGGCCAAGCTGCAGGTGGTGGCCAATGGCAAGTGGGCTGCCGAGCTGCCGTGGATGGGCTGCTGGGATGCCAATGATGGGCACATCCTCTTCTGA